One Bacteroidota bacterium DNA segment encodes these proteins:
- a CDS encoding SRPBCC family protein: MIVEATVTINGSKETIWNVMTDIQNAAQIISGIEKIELLEKPTSGLVGLKWRETRMYFGKPAAVEKRITDAAENEYYKTRAESDGFVFLSTMTISGNISGIRLTSSHDSIPQGIAAKLKSLPMVFFRGMVKKALLQDLNDIKSAVERK, from the coding sequence ATGATCGTTGAAGCAACGGTCACAATCAACGGATCCAAGGAGACGATCTGGAACGTCATGACCGACATCCAGAACGCTGCGCAGATCATCAGCGGGATCGAGAAGATCGAACTCCTTGAGAAACCAACGAGCGGTCTTGTAGGACTCAAGTGGCGCGAGACCCGAATGTATTTCGGGAAGCCGGCTGCTGTGGAAAAGAGGATCACCGACGCCGCTGAGAACGAGTACTATAAAACGAGAGCGGAGAGTGATGGATTCGTCTTCTTATCCACCATGACCATTTCGGGGAACATCAGCGGCATCAGGCTGACGAGTTCTCATGATTCCATACCTCAAGGCATTGCTGCAAAACTAAAGTCGCTCCCGATGGTTTTCTTCAGGGGGATGGTGAAAAAAGCGCTCCTGCAAGACCTGAACGATATCAAGTCCGCGGTTGAACGGAAATGA
- a CDS encoding dihydrofolate reductase family protein, producing MRKVVFAINVTADGYFSHTDMIPNEEVHAYFTGILRNSSLLLYGRKTYELMVPYWPDIAGNPTETESENEFASVFDSLEMVVFSTTLKQVDGSKRRIVRANLVEEVLALKRQSGGDICVGGLTIASQLSERGVIDEYHFVVHPVIAGKGARLFETVKLQANLRFDLIGSKTLQDGIVALHYKKQV from the coding sequence ATGAGGAAGGTTGTTTTTGCGATCAACGTCACCGCGGACGGCTATTTCAGCCACACGGATATGATCCCCAACGAAGAAGTGCATGCGTACTTTACCGGGATCCTGCGCAATTCGAGCCTTCTCCTTTACGGCCGGAAAACGTATGAACTCATGGTCCCCTATTGGCCCGACATCGCGGGAAACCCTACCGAAACAGAATCGGAGAATGAGTTTGCCAGTGTGTTTGACTCGCTCGAAATGGTCGTCTTCTCAACGACGTTGAAACAGGTTGATGGAAGCAAGAGGCGGATCGTGCGCGCAAATCTTGTGGAAGAGGTCCTTGCGTTGAAACGGCAGTCCGGAGGGGACATTTGCGTCGGCGGGCTGACCATTGCGTCTCAGCTTTCTGAGCGCGGGGTGATCGACGAGTATCATTTCGTGGTTCACCCGGTCATTGCCGGAAAAGGGGCGCGGTTGTTCGAAACCGTGAAGCTGCAGGCGAACCTTCGGTTTGACCTTATCGGGTCGAAAACCCTTCAAGACGGCATCGTAGCCCTTCACTACAAAAAGCAAGTGTGA